In Streptomyces sp. NBC_00414, a single window of DNA contains:
- a CDS encoding aminoglycoside phosphotransferase family protein, with protein MTQATTPTADTVRRLVRSLLPDGGGTRITPVAEDGEHFTWFVGARHVLRLAPDREASRRRRRELRLRDVVRPHIGVAVPVSIAHGEWASGLAYTLDTLIPGGSGERRDVSAVGEADLAGLLTGLREVPGRQAESLGVPRATPRSLETLRAEAERAAEQLAAADEFDPARLQQLTAPAAVQLAPQPGAAFLVHHGLKGEHLVVSGDGRVRGVLDWTDAVVGDPTEDIAGLASAVGAPAAVRAATLAGYGARPCLRGLWLARCDTLTRLADRLGDDSALPLLRAQLARAWEAILLERITDFPEDPDEAWS; from the coding sequence ATGACCCAGGCAACGACACCCACCGCGGACACCGTGCGACGCCTCGTCCGCTCCCTGCTCCCGGACGGCGGCGGCACCCGGATCACGCCCGTCGCCGAGGACGGCGAGCACTTCACCTGGTTCGTGGGCGCCCGCCATGTGCTGCGGCTCGCCCCGGACCGCGAGGCGTCCCGGCGCAGACGACGCGAGCTGCGACTGCGTGACGTGGTACGCCCCCACATCGGCGTCGCCGTTCCGGTGAGCATCGCGCACGGTGAATGGGCGAGCGGTCTGGCGTACACCCTCGACACGCTGATCCCCGGCGGCTCCGGCGAGCGGAGGGACGTGTCCGCCGTCGGCGAGGCCGACTTGGCGGGGCTGCTCACCGGGCTGCGCGAGGTGCCGGGGCGCCAGGCCGAGTCGCTCGGCGTGCCCCGCGCCACGCCCCGGTCCCTCGAAACGCTGCGGGCCGAGGCCGAGCGCGCCGCCGAACAGCTCGCCGCGGCCGACGAGTTCGACCCCGCCCGGCTGCAGCAGCTCACCGCGCCCGCCGCCGTCCAGCTCGCCCCGCAGCCGGGCGCCGCCTTCCTCGTCCACCACGGCCTCAAGGGCGAGCACCTCGTGGTCAGCGGTGACGGGCGCGTGCGCGGTGTCCTCGACTGGACCGACGCCGTGGTGGGCGACCCCACCGAGGACATCGCGGGCCTCGCGTCGGCCGTCGGCGCGCCCGCGGCGGTCCGCGCGGCGACCCTGGCCGGTTACGGGGCCCGGCCCTGTCTGCGAGGGCTGTGGCTCGCCCGCTGCGACACGCTGACCCGTCTCGCCGACCGGCTCGGTGACGACAGCGCTCTGCCGCTGCTGCGTGCGCAACTGGCCCGCGCCTGGGAGGCGATCCTGTTGGAGCGGATCACCGACTTTCCCGAGGACCCGGACGAGGCATGGTCTTGA